Proteins encoded by one window of Salvia splendens isolate huo1 chromosome 7, SspV2, whole genome shotgun sequence:
- the LOC121742714 gene encoding peter Pan-like protein, producing the protein MARFRKNKRIPFVRPIGKKLPSSVDHVTGDKIPKSFVFSRGKLPGVLRQLQTDLRKLMLPYTALKLKEKKRNNIKDFLNVAGPMGVTHFLILSKTDSSPYLRVGRTPQGPTLTFKIHGYSLAADVIKAQLRPRCHKDLFQNPPLIVLSGFGTGEQHLKLTTIMFQNIFPAIDINTVKLASCQRIVLLSYNKDTKLIDFRHYSIRLQPVGVSRRVRKFVQNRQAPDLSGLQDVSEFLTRSGYGSESEVDDEAATVSLPTDLGRLNRASNKSAVKLQEIGPRMTLQLVRIEEGLCSGGIIFSEFGDKISSKTEKTENAGEQSEDDEEEQDDEGEEQDDEDEEQDDED; encoded by the exons ATGGCTCGATTTCGTAAA AATAAGAGGATTCCCTTTGTCAGACCGATTGGCAAGAAGTTGCCTTCTTCTGTAGACCATGTAACCGGAGATAAAATTCCCAAGAGTTTCGTGTTTTCTCGCGGCAAATTGCCCGGTGTTCTTAGACAATTGCAGAcggatttgagaaaattgaTGCTTCCTTACACTGCTTTGAAGCTCAAG GAGAAAAAGCGTAACAATATCAAGGACTTCTTGAATGTTGCTGGGCCGATGGGTGTTACGCATTTCCTCATTCTGTCGAAAACTGATAGCTCTCCCTACCTGAGGGTAGGTCGGACGCCACAGGGTCCGACTCTTACCTTCAAGATTCATGGATATTCACTGGCTGCTGATGTTATCAAGGCTCAACTGCGCCCGAGATGTCATAAAGATCTTTTCCAAAATCCACCATTG ATTGTGTTATCTGGTTTTGGGACGGGAGAGCAGCATCTAAAGCTTACTACCATAATGTTTCAGAACATATTTCCTGCTATTGATATAAACACT GTCAAACTTGCGTCTTGCCAACGGATTGTGCTGCTCAGTTACAACAAAGACACAAAGCTTATTGATTTCCGGCACTACTCAATCAGATTACAGCCTGTTGGAGTGTCTCGAAGAGTAAGAAAGTTTGTGCAGAATCGCCAGGCGCCTGATTTGAGTGGGCTTCAGGATGTCAGTGAATTCCTAACAAG GTCTGGTTATGGGTCAGAAAGCGAAGTGGATGATGAAGCAGCAACTGTAAGTCTACCAACTGATCTTGGTAGATTGAACCGGGCATCAAACAAGAGTGCCGTCAAGCTTCAAGAGATTGGGCCTAGGATGACGCTGCAGCTCGTTAGAATTGAGGAAGGATTATGTTCTGGTGGAATAATATTCAGTGAATTTG gAGACAAGATATCGAGCAAGACCGAGAAAACCGAAAATGCAGGTGAGCAATCTgaggatgatgaagaagaacaaGACGATGAAGGCGAAGAACAAGATGATGAAGACGAAGAACAAGACGATGAAGACTAG